In the Quercus lobata isolate SW786 chromosome 5, ValleyOak3.0 Primary Assembly, whole genome shotgun sequence genome, one interval contains:
- the LOC115990594 gene encoding uncharacterized protein LOC115990594: MTELFAYMGWSLRYNRNAKRVGSTSLPGEKIFNDAVERLQEFHSVQDHSIQDEVAVHSTQWRPPPYPAYKINFDGATFIESDRAGLGVVARDSEGMVIASLSERISLPPTVADLEALACRRAILFAIELGLQDVEFEGDSEVIIKHLNAEQPCLTAYGHIIDEARSLSNRLRQASYSHIRRKGNKVADQLAKLAKSLYEPRVWMEDIDNNALQYVIQDRGVMPV; encoded by the coding sequence ATGACTGAACTATTTGCCTACATGGGATGGAGTCTACGGTACAATAGGAATGCAAAAAGAGTTGGGTCCACTTCCTTGCCAGGGGAAAAAATCTTCAATGATGCTGTGGAACGGCTGCAAGAGTTCCATTCAGTGCAAGATCATTCAATACAAGATGAAGTGGCTGTTCACTCAACCCAATGGCGGCCTCCACCATATCCAGCCTACAAAATAAACTTTGATGGAGCTACTTTCATTGAATCGGACAGGGCAGGTTTGGGTGTGGTAGCTCGTGACTCAGAAGGCATGGTTATCGCCTCCCTGTCGGAACGAATCAGTCTTCCACCAACGGTTGCTGACTTAGAAGCTCTGGCGTGTAGAAGAGCGATCTTATTCGCCATCGAACTAGGTCTCCAAGATGTGGAGTTTGAAGGCGATTCGGAGGTTATCATCAAACATCTCAATGCAGAACAGCCCTGTTTGACAGCTTATGGGCACATAATAGATGAAGCACGAAGCCTTTCAAACAGGTTGAGACAAGCATCATACTCTCATATTCGGCGGAAGGGAAACAAAGTAGCAGACCAACTTGCAAAACTAGCAAAAAGTTTGTATGAACCACGTGTGTGGATGGAGGACATTGATAATAATGCTCTGCAATATGTAATCCAGGACAGAGGCGTAATGCCTGTTTAA